The following proteins come from a genomic window of Alosa sapidissima isolate fAloSap1 chromosome 20, fAloSap1.pri, whole genome shotgun sequence:
- the ubl7b gene encoding LOW QUALITY PROTEIN: ubiquitin-like protein 7b (The sequence of the model RefSeq protein was modified relative to this genomic sequence to represent the inferred CDS: deleted 1 base in 1 codon): MATSDWYLSLKLIDQPKSVFQFPEAEPGDVPPGGYRIATLKQLVAAQLSDTLPDPELIEFVHCGRKLKDEQTLESYGIQSGSTLHILRKTWSEPAANAEPVNKANAAREFRLLQAALHSNAVYRDSVFKMLASKESLDQIIVATPGLSSDAVALGVLQDKDLFVQFTDPGMLDMLAQSHPALVNAIILVLHSVAGSMPAQASGSSSSRNATASSYSDMPGGFLFEGMSEDEDDFQSGSQAGSSRRQGALSGTVPPSLGHSGATGPRPITQAELATALALASTPESSAVTPTTGHQVRQRWTHTHIL, translated from the exons ATGGCAACATCGGACTGGTATCTCTCACTGAAGCTGATTGATCAGCCCAAATCGGTTTTCCAATTCCCTGAAGCAGAACCCGGAGATGTACCACCGGGTGGCTACCGAATCGCTACACTGAAGCAACTTGTCGCTGCACAGTTATCAGATACACTACCCGATCCTGAACTTATAG AGTTTGTGCACTGCGGCCGCAAACTGAAGGATGAGCAGACTCTGGAGTCCTATGGCATCCAGTCTGGCTCGACCCTGCACATCCTTAGGAAGACCTGGTCTGAGCCTGCAGCCAATGCTG AGCCGGTGAACAAGGCCAATGCTGCCAGAGAGTTCCGTCTGCTCCAGGCGGCCCTCCACTCTAATGCTGTCTACAGAGACTCC GTGTTTAAGATGCTCGCCAGTAAAGAATCTCTGGACCAGATCATTGTTGCCACACCTGGGCTCAGCTCAGATGCTGTGGCTCTGG GTGTGCTTCAGGACAAGGATCTTTTTGTGCAGTTTACAGATCCAGGCATGCTCGACAT GTTGGCACAGTCTCACCCTGCACTGGTGAATGCCATTATCCTGGTCCTGCACTCGGTGGCGGGCAGCATGCCCGCGCAGGCCAGCGGCAGCAGCTCCAGTCGCAATGCCACCGCCAGCTCCTACAGCGACATGCCAG GTGGCTTCCTGTTTGAAGGCATgtctgaggatgaggatgacttTCAGTCG gGCAGCCAGGCGGGCAGCTCCAGGAGGCAGGGGGCATTGTCAGGG ACCGTCCCGCCCAGCCTGGGCCACAGTGGGGCCACGGGCCCTCGACCCATCACCCAGGCCGAGTTGGCCACCGCCCTGGCCCTCGCCAGCACACCTGAGAGCAGTGCCGTCACACCCACCACTGGACACCAGGTGAGGcagagatggacacacacacacatactgtaa
- the LOC121694347 gene encoding uncharacterized protein LOC121694347 isoform X10 translates to MSGCCVNGCTNRYSTGGLKFYRIPTGSRPFQSNRRRLWLQAIKREDWNENIIKNARVCSAHFISGEMSLDFSSPDFVPSVFTYTKQSQNPGVKMDRYHTKRKRDDRPGTAANQRVPSETPEQECSMDHCPGTLYLYHPLQQQVHLAIPSGDDPTCGSEGCTTKPHELMLKSGWLWDINAVSACLTVSSMF, encoded by the exons ATGTCTGGTTGTTGTGTAAACGGTTGTACAAATCGCTATTCCACTGGAGGACTAAAGTTTTATAGGATTCCGACAGGATCACGACCATTTCAGAGCAACCGACGTCGTCTGTGGCTGCAGGCGATTAAACGTGAGGACTGGAATGAGAACATAATCAAAAATGCTCGTGTCTGCAGCGCCCACTTTATATCAG GCGAGATGTCATTGGACTTTAGTAGTCCTGATTTTGTGCCATCtgtgtttacatacacaaaacaaaGCCAGAACCCAGGTGTAAAGATGGACAG GTACCATAcgaaaaggaagagagatgaCAGACCTGGTACTGCAGCAAACCAACGTGTTCCTTCTGAGACTCCAGAACAAGAATGCAGCATGGATCATTGTCCTG GGACACTTTATCTCTACCACCCTTTGCAACAGCAGGTACATCTTGCAATCCCATCTGGCGATGATCCAACGTGTGGCTCAGAAGGTTGCACTACTAAGCCACATGAGCTGATGCTGAAATCTGGATGGCTTTGGGACATAAATGCAGTGTCGGCTTGTCTTACCGTTTCCTCCATGTTTTGA